The Sulfurimonas lithotrophica genome includes a region encoding these proteins:
- a CDS encoding P-II family nitrogen regulator: MYMVMAVVNQYNLKNILEDLFANNIEGITVSDVIGKGSFGLTEADNQPTDLVSKVKLEIVVSDVKHREIVMECIRTNAHDLGRGAGKMWWLEVGGVERIRTGEKDIEALTTQINKKIGNVSTGVTTHIDTPCS, from the coding sequence ATGTACATGGTAATGGCAGTTGTAAATCAATACAACTTAAAAAATATTTTGGAAGATTTGTTTGCAAATAATATAGAGGGTATTACAGTAAGCGATGTAATCGGTAAGGGTTCATTCGGTTTAACAGAAGCCGATAATCAACCGACAGACCTTGTTTCAAAAGTGAAACTTGAAATTGTTGTCTCAGATGTAAAACACAGAGAAATAGTTATGGAATGTATAAGAACAAATGCTCATGATTTAGGTCGCGGTGCAGGTAAGATGTGGTGGCTAGAAGTCGGCGGAGTCGAGAGAATTCGTACGGGTGAGAAAGACATTGAAGCACTTACGACACAGATAAATAAAAAAATAGGAAATGTATCTACAGGTGTTACGACACATATCGATACTCCTTGTAGTTAA
- a CDS encoding nitrogen fixation protein NifZ translates to MDANAIFDPNVKLYDSVTASRSGKDEEEPKYKVGQKVKLLSDVVNDGTYPHAKIGTLMMPKGSIGYIKHMGEFLQVIRVYEVHFFGTDMDVEIIGCREHELESMEDNFVDEDELEREAMRLHREKMSKMDKQQSKHKEK, encoded by the coding sequence GTGGATGCTAACGCTATTTTTGATCCAAATGTAAAGCTGTATGACAGTGTAACGGCAAGTCGTTCGGGTAAAGACGAAGAGGAACCAAAGTATAAAGTAGGGCAAAAAGTAAAACTCTTAAGTGATGTTGTAAACGACGGAACTTACCCACATGCAAAAATAGGTACACTCATGATGCCAAAGGGCAGCATCGGATATATAAAACATATGGGTGAGTTTTTACAAGTTATCAGAGTTTACGAAGTACATTTTTTCGGTACAGACATGGACGTTGAGATTATTGGGTGTCGTGAACACGAACTAGAATCTATGGAAGATAATTTTGTTGATGAGGACGAACTTGAGCGTGAGGCTATGAGGCTTCATAGAGAAAAAATGAGTAAAATGGATAAACAGCAATCTAAACATAAGGAGAAATAG
- a CDS encoding 2Fe-2S iron-sulfur cluster-binding protein, protein MTTRVEIINDFLAINVKQGSTIQDIVEASGSALPFGCRDGECGTCVVEVESGMEFLSDKTDKEVKVLKEICSGTCTPNSRLSCQMKVSKPNGLVRLKY, encoded by the coding sequence ATGACAACAAGAGTGGAAATCATAAATGATTTTTTAGCAATAAATGTAAAACAAGGTAGTACTATTCAGGATATTGTAGAAGCAAGTGGTTCAGCACTTCCTTTTGGATGTCGTGACGGTGAATGTGGGACATGTGTAGTTGAAGTTGAGTCCGGTATGGAGTTCCTGTCTGACAAGACTGATAAAGAGGTAAAAGTTCTTAAAGAGATTTGTTCTGGAACTTGTACGCCAAATTCACGTCTTTCATGTCAGATGAAAGTTTCTAAGCCAAACGGTTTAGTAAGATTAAAATATTAA
- a CDS encoding RNA polymerase factor sigma-54: MSSTFNLHTTQKQGLQLSLRLWLPLLQAPLQDLETIFKEHSFDNPFLEYKSSFESNYSSGGFIEEINLYKESLYDVVSNQIEAPLFPTPTSQKVAHEILMNIDSEGYFEGDIENIANNCNTTKEFVESIRQRFAYLDPAGIGAVDLTESFMFQLSQIPLDEELNLFTQKVIQNIKNIDKYHKHHRFDEATELIQRFKSPPAVDYQEENSYIVPDFFVDISNDITVTMNNSYYPDITITDPFKSKNEELKEKLKEARDLVNLLELRKSTLYKLVLLIVERQMSFFIGSELKPMTMAQVADDIGFEESTISRAVSNKYIKCDRGIFSLKSFFTNAVSKNLSSSEIKNYIQNLIENENHDEPLTDQDLVDNVMKRYNMKMVRRTITKYRKLLDIPSSKERKKIYKVRD; this comes from the coding sequence ATGTCAAGTACATTTAATTTACACACAACACAAAAACAAGGTTTACAATTATCTTTAAGATTATGGTTGCCTTTATTACAAGCTCCTCTTCAGGATTTAGAGACAATATTTAAAGAACATAGTTTTGATAACCCTTTTTTGGAATATAAATCATCTTTTGAATCAAACTACTCAAGCGGGGGTTTTATTGAAGAGATAAACTTATATAAAGAGTCTTTATACGACGTTGTGTCAAATCAGATTGAAGCTCCTTTGTTTCCGACACCTACATCCCAAAAAGTAGCACATGAGATACTTATGAATATAGACAGTGAGGGATATTTTGAAGGTGATATAGAAAATATTGCAAATAACTGTAATACAACAAAAGAATTTGTAGAGAGTATAAGACAAAGATTTGCATACTTGGATCCTGCAGGGATAGGGGCAGTCGATTTGACCGAATCGTTTATGTTTCAACTCTCCCAAATTCCTCTTGATGAGGAGTTAAACCTTTTTACTCAAAAAGTTATACAAAATATAAAAAATATAGACAAATATCACAAGCATCACAGATTTGATGAGGCTACGGAACTTATTCAAAGGTTTAAGTCACCTCCTGCAGTTGATTATCAAGAGGAAAATTCGTATATAGTCCCTGATTTTTTTGTTGATATAAGTAATGATATTACCGTTACAATGAATAATAGTTATTATCCTGATATTACCATAACAGACCCGTTTAAAAGCAAAAATGAAGAGCTAAAAGAGAAACTAAAAGAAGCAAGAGACCTTGTAAACTTGCTAGAGCTTAGAAAGTCCACACTTTATAAACTCGTTCTTTTAATCGTTGAGAGACAGATGAGTTTTTTTATAGGTAGTGAACTTAAACCTATGACTATGGCTCAGGTTGCGGATGATATAGGTTTTGAAGAGTCAACGATAAGCAGGGCTGTATCAAATAAATATATAAAGTGTGACAGGGGTATATTTTCCCTAAAATCATTTTTTACAAATGCGGTCTCTAAAAATCTCTCATCATCTGAGATAAAAAACTATATACAAAACTTAATAGAGAACGAAAATCACGATGAACCTCTAACGGATCAGGATTTAGTCGATAATGTTATGAAAAGATACAACATGAAGATGGTAAGGCGTACAATTACCAAGTATAGAAAACTTCTTGATATTCCCTCTTCAAAAGAGAGAAAAAAAATATATAAAGTCAGAGACTAA
- a CDS encoding MerR family transcriptional regulator: protein MALLNNEKNVLPLSSIAEILSAKPRTLKMYEEKGLLPIKKETKKLYSINDVKSIAYVHYLASAKKINANGIKYILEMLKNNMDEKTRDDFLDLVEIEMEKLSATDVKDVTEI, encoded by the coding sequence ATGGCTTTACTAAACAATGAAAAAAATGTTTTACCCCTTAGCAGCATCGCTGAAATTCTTTCCGCAAAACCAAGAACTTTAAAAATGTATGAAGAGAAGGGTTTACTGCCGATAAAAAAAGAAACTAAAAAACTATACTCTATAAATGATGTTAAATCTATAGCATATGTACACTATCTTGCCAGTGCTAAAAAAATAAATGCCAACGGTATCAAGTATATTTTAGAGATGCTAAAAAACAATATGGATGAAAAAACAAGAGATGATTTTTTAGATTTGGTAGAGATAGAGATGGAAAAACTATCCGCTACTGACGTAAAAGACGTAACGGAAATTTAG
- a CDS encoding proline dehydrogenase family protein has product MSISEEIVQEVKTVAHDWQKKIQVSRKAKEQDFHEMMLKMLKNPVNKIFLIELLDQSFRSHNPDRVADQLEHIFKKYESTDFFSQFEQILIWLFRDIGVYVSSISIPMFIKYLRDDISSIVIQGEDPVLSKHMKARKDEGTRVNINVIGEIVLSEEEAAKRVSKYIKLLKNPDVDYLSIKISNLFSQIIPHAHDNNVKHISAQLEKIYSAAKENTYKDTDSKENYKFVNLDMEEYRDVETTIDAFKGVLSQDQFKDLKAGIVIQTYLPDAMIYIKDLYEWAKQRVDNGGAPIKIRIVKGANQEMELTEASLRGWPCVTYSSKAESDANFKVAMDFLLDPEVAPYVNTGVASHNLFDHALAMLLAKERGVESYVTAEMLEGMSEAAYELLKEEGLDVILYAPTATKDTFTNAIAYLVRRFDENTAEQNFLRHSFGLEVDTPAWERLIKTYDDAIEIMPSIYQKPYREQNRNLEIKKQKVDVRSYHFENESDTDFVLRTNRKWAEEIRDKWQNIGESGGFNAYPVIGGEILQRDESVQKIDKSQYHENKTVGSYVEATPEDMKKAISVAKDDPDGWRELSAQQRQEALMDVAHEIRVARADLIGIAAAEVGKVFTETDVEVSEAIDFLNFYPYSVAKISGLTGVETSGKGVGLVVSPWNFPVAIPAGGVAASLAAGNTVILKPAKDAILSAYRLCQCFWEAGISKNTLQFVPAAGSHVGEHMIPSKDIDFTIFTGGEKTAYEIIKSRPDIHISAETGGKDATIVTALADRDQAIKNVVISAFHNSGQKCSATSLLVLEKELYEDDNFKQTLKEAVESLKTGSVWDFSNRIGTLSNLPSGELKKALSYLDKGEEWLVKPGYADKGNPYMLTPSVRWGTKRDDFCHMNELFGPVLSVMCAEDLDDAIDIVNATGYGLTSGIETLDKREQDYWREKIIAGNLYINRGTTGAIVIRQPFGGMRKSAIGSGKKAGGFNYVSQFMNIDYHETNLYESCSNKFIDQMRILLTRDTVFNEECESALRHICHFSHWLEAEFLKEHDYAHIRGESNIIRYLPVKSVLLRVEEKDELDEILTTIMAIKMVGAKLNISIPKKSKKAELIWLESKQAAFIGKDDSISRDDEDELIAKIPHSQRVRFLHPDNVTQNIYNSIADKAIYIAGENFVSHGRLELMHYFVEQSISNSYHRYGNLGIQGLSIEEI; this is encoded by the coding sequence ATGAGTATATCTGAAGAAATAGTTCAAGAAGTAAAAACAGTTGCACACGATTGGCAAAAAAAGATACAAGTTTCTCGTAAAGCAAAAGAGCAGGATTTTCATGAGATGATGCTTAAAATGTTGAAAAATCCCGTAAATAAAATATTTCTAATTGAGTTGTTAGACCAGAGTTTTCGCTCGCATAATCCAGACAGAGTTGCAGACCAACTTGAACACATATTTAAAAAGTATGAAAGTACGGACTTTTTTTCCCAGTTTGAACAGATTTTAATATGGTTATTCCGTGATATAGGTGTATATGTAAGTTCAATCTCAATCCCTATGTTTATAAAATACTTAAGAGATGATATAAGTTCCATAGTTATTCAAGGTGAAGACCCCGTGCTTTCAAAACATATGAAAGCAAGAAAAGACGAGGGTACGCGTGTAAATATAAATGTAATCGGTGAGATAGTTTTAAGTGAAGAAGAAGCTGCTAAAAGAGTTTCAAAATATATAAAACTTCTTAAAAATCCGGATGTGGATTACCTCTCGATAAAAATCTCAAATTTATTTTCTCAGATAATTCCACACGCACATGACAATAATGTAAAACATATATCTGCCCAGCTTGAAAAGATATACAGTGCAGCTAAAGAAAATACGTATAAAGATACAGACTCTAAAGAGAATTACAAATTTGTAAATCTTGATATGGAAGAGTACAGAGATGTTGAAACTACTATAGATGCTTTTAAAGGTGTTCTATCACAAGATCAGTTTAAAGATTTAAAAGCGGGAATTGTTATTCAAACATATCTTCCTGATGCAATGATATATATAAAAGATTTGTATGAATGGGCTAAACAAAGAGTGGACAACGGCGGTGCACCTATAAAGATACGTATAGTAAAAGGTGCAAACCAAGAGATGGAGCTAACAGAGGCATCTTTAAGAGGCTGGCCTTGTGTAACATACTCCTCAAAAGCCGAATCAGATGCAAACTTCAAAGTAGCAATGGACTTTTTACTTGATCCAGAGGTAGCACCGTATGTTAATACGGGTGTAGCATCGCATAATCTTTTTGACCATGCACTTGCAATGCTTTTAGCTAAAGAGAGAGGTGTTGAGAGTTATGTAACGGCAGAGATGCTTGAAGGTATGAGTGAAGCTGCATATGAGCTTTTAAAAGAGGAAGGTTTAGATGTTATTTTATATGCACCTACTGCTACAAAAGACACCTTTACAAATGCTATAGCTTATCTTGTCAGAAGATTTGATGAAAATACGGCTGAGCAAAACTTTTTAAGACATAGTTTTGGACTTGAAGTCGATACTCCTGCCTGGGAGAGATTAATCAAGACATATGATGATGCTATTGAGATAATGCCTAGCATCTACCAAAAACCATACAGAGAGCAAAACAGAAATTTAGAGATTAAAAAACAAAAAGTAGATGTTAGAAGTTACCACTTTGAAAATGAAAGCGATACCGATTTTGTATTAAGAACAAATAGAAAATGGGCAGAAGAAATCAGAGACAAATGGCAAAATATAGGTGAAAGTGGAGGTTTTAATGCTTATCCCGTTATAGGTGGAGAAATTTTACAAAGGGATGAATCCGTACAAAAGATAGATAAAAGTCAATACCATGAAAATAAGACGGTAGGTTCTTATGTTGAAGCTACACCTGAAGATATGAAAAAAGCAATATCCGTTGCTAAAGACGATCCCGACGGATGGAGGGAGCTTAGTGCACAGCAAAGACAAGAGGCATTAATGGATGTAGCACATGAAATCAGAGTGGCACGTGCAGATTTAATAGGTATTGCCGCTGCCGAGGTCGGTAAAGTATTTACCGAAACAGACGTAGAAGTAAGTGAAGCTATAGACTTTCTAAACTTTTATCCATATAGCGTAGCAAAAATCTCAGGATTAACGGGTGTTGAGACAAGCGGTAAGGGTGTAGGTCTGGTAGTTAGTCCATGGAACTTCCCTGTAGCAATTCCCGCAGGCGGAGTAGCTGCATCTTTGGCTGCAGGAAATACAGTTATATTAAAACCTGCAAAAGATGCAATCCTCAGTGCATATAGACTGTGTCAGTGTTTTTGGGAAGCGGGTATTAGTAAAAATACCTTGCAGTTTGTTCCTGCAGCGGGTTCTCATGTCGGTGAACATATGATTCCAAGTAAAGATATAGATTTTACAATATTTACAGGCGGTGAAAAAACTGCTTACGAGATTATAAAGTCTCGCCCTGATATCCATATAAGTGCCGAAACGGGAGGTAAAGATGCAACTATAGTTACGGCACTCGCAGATCGTGATCAGGCTATTAAAAATGTTGTTATCTCTGCATTTCATAACTCCGGTCAAAAATGTTCGGCTACTTCATTGCTCGTTTTGGAAAAAGAGCTTTATGAAGACGATAACTTTAAACAGACTCTAAAAGAAGCAGTCGAATCACTTAAAACAGGATCGGTTTGGGATTTTTCAAACAGAATAGGTACACTTAGCAACCTGCCATCAGGTGAGCTTAAAAAAGCACTTTCATATCTTGATAAAGGTGAGGAGTGGCTTGTAAAACCGGGCTATGCCGATAAGGGAAATCCGTATATGCTTACACCTTCGGTTAGATGGGGTACTAAAAGAGATGACTTTTGTCATATGAATGAGCTGTTTGGTCCTGTTTTAAGCGTTATGTGTGCGGAAGATTTAGACGATGCAATAGATATCGTTAATGCTACGGGATATGGTCTTACATCGGGTATAGAAACACTTGACAAACGAGAACAAGATTATTGGAGAGAGAAAATAATAGCCGGAAATCTTTATATAAACCGTGGAACTACAGGGGCTATAGTTATACGTCAACCATTTGGCGGTATGAGAAAATCTGCAATCGGTAGCGGTAAAAAGGCAGGTGGTTTTAACTATGTTAGTCAGTTTATGAACATAGATTATCATGAAACAAACCTTTATGAGTCTTGTTCAAACAAGTTTATAGACCAGATGAGAATTCTTTTAACAAGAGATACCGTGTTTAACGAAGAGTGTGAGAGTGCACTTAGACATATATGTCACTTTTCTCACTGGCTCGAAGCTGAGTTTTTAAAAGAACATGATTATGCACACATAAGAGGCGAGAGTAATATTATACGCTATCTTCCTGTTAAGAGTGTACTTCTTAGAGTAGAAGAAAAAGATGAGTTGGATGAAATACTGACAACCATTATGGCTATAAAAATGGTTGGGGCAAAACTGAATATATCTATACCTAAAAAGTCTAAAAAAGCGGAACTTATTTGGCTGGAATCAAAACAAGCCGCTTTTATAGGTAAAGATGACAGTATAAGTCGTGATGACGAGGATGAGCTTATAGCCAAAATACCTCATTCCCAAAGGGTTAGATTTTTGCATCCGGATAACGTTACTCAAAATATTTATAACTCGATTGCAGACAAAGCTATATATATAGCCGGTGAAAACTTTGTATCTCACGGAAGGTTGGAACTGATGCACTATTTTGTCGAACAAAGTATTTCAAACTCTTATCATAGATACGGAAACTTAGGTATCCAAGGTCTAAGTATAGAGGAAATATAA
- a CDS encoding nitrogenase-stabilizing/protective protein NifW has protein sequence MNTKAKSLDEFYELTDAEDYFTFFDLDYDPSLVNVKRFHILKEYGTLIKTGMKNLIGEEERLLDFLKYSLLKVYGEFSNGYAPSAADVWDMFKDGKLSGCMSCTPSPGNSCGC, from the coding sequence ATGAATACTAAAGCAAAGTCATTAGACGAGTTTTATGAACTAACTGATGCGGAAGATTATTTTACTTTTTTTGATTTGGATTATGATCCGAGTCTTGTAAATGTTAAAAGATTTCATATATTAAAAGAGTATGGAACTCTTATAAAAACCGGTATGAAAAACCTTATAGGCGAAGAGGAAAGATTACTTGATTTTTTAAAGTATTCACTTCTAAAAGTATATGGAGAATTTTCCAACGGATATGCACCTAGTGCAGCTGATGTTTGGGATATGTTTAAAGACGGGAAACTAAGTGGTTGTATGAGTTGTACGCCATCACCGGGGAATAGTTGTGGATGCTAA
- a CDS encoding flavodoxin domain-containing protein, translating to MSKIGVFVGTAGGTSMKVANALIEAFEIEEEDVINMEEDFDDVEDQLLEYDVLFLGSSTWGQGDLHFSWVDPVLEIEDETIDFSGKTIAVFGAGDCKKHGEHFCSALGKLHKTFTSAGAKSVGFVPKDDYSYEFSLAEIDDKLCGLAIDEHNESDKTQERIERWVDILKSELGD from the coding sequence ATGAGTAAAATCGGTGTTTTCGTAGGAACAGCAGGCGGAACAAGTATGAAGGTGGCAAATGCCTTAATAGAGGCGTTTGAAATCGAAGAAGAAGATGTAATAAACATGGAAGAAGACTTTGATGATGTCGAAGATCAACTTTTAGAATATGATGTTTTATTTCTAGGAAGCTCAACTTGGGGGCAGGGTGATTTACACTTTAGCTGGGTTGATCCTGTACTGGAGATAGAAGATGAGACAATAGACTTTAGCGGAAAAACAATAGCAGTGTTTGGAGCGGGTGATTGTAAAAAACACGGTGAACATTTTTGTTCTGCACTTGGAAAACTTCATAAAACATTTACGTCAGCGGGAGCAAAGTCCGTTGGTTTTGTACCAAAAGATGATTATTCATATGAGTTTTCTTTAGCAGAGATAGACGATAAATTATGCGGTTTGGCAATAGATGAACATAATGAATCTGATAAAACACAAGAAAGGATAGAGAGATGGGTAGATATATTAAAATCAGAACTAGGAGACTAA
- the proB gene encoding glutamate 5-kinase → MKRIVIKVGSSVITETTDIAKERMLNLVGLIAEARKKYEVILVSSGAVAAGYTAVQLNRKVPTSKKVLASLGQPILMSAYKNLFDIYDVTISQILLTEEDFDSRVHTQIVQDIIARTLRNDILPIVNENDISTTPDQLFGDNDQLSAHVAHHAGADMLIILSDIDGYYDSNPKDNPKAQIRKVVSNINENELEQKHTPNSEFASGGIVTKLKAAKYMMENNLEMFLCNGYDLTSAREFLMKNKHNKGTLFTTKKL, encoded by the coding sequence GTGAAAAGAATAGTTATAAAAGTAGGTAGTTCGGTTATAACCGAAACTACAGATATAGCAAAAGAGAGGATGTTAAACTTAGTAGGGCTAATAGCCGAGGCAAGAAAAAAATATGAGGTAATACTTGTATCTTCGGGTGCAGTTGCGGCAGGATATACGGCAGTGCAACTAAACAGAAAAGTACCTACGAGTAAAAAAGTCTTGGCTTCACTTGGTCAGCCTATACTTATGAGTGCATATAAAAATCTTTTTGATATATATGATGTGACGATATCTCAAATACTTTTAACAGAGGAAGATTTTGATTCGCGTGTTCATACGCAGATTGTTCAAGATATTATTGCAAGGACTCTAAGAAACGATATTTTACCTATAGTCAACGAGAACGATATCTCTACTACACCCGATCAGCTTTTTGGTGACAACGATCAACTCTCAGCCCATGTAGCTCATCATGCAGGTGCGGATATGTTGATTATTTTAAGTGATATAGACGGGTATTACGATTCAAATCCAAAAGATAATCCAAAAGCACAAATAAGAAAAGTTGTATCGAATATAAATGAAAATGAGCTTGAACAAAAACATACCCCAAATTCAGAGTTTGCATCCGGAGGAATAGTCACAAAATTAAAGGCTGCGAAGTATATGATGGAGAATAATCTGGAGATGTTTTTATGTAACGGTTATGATCTAACGAGTGCCAGAGAGTTTTTGATGAAAAATAAACATAATAAGGGTACTCTTTTTACAACAAAAAAGCTTTAA
- a CDS encoding NifX-associated nitrogen fixation protein, translating into MENLFIDTLISQVRALDQFGTWANKADEDILKEKYVKSKEDLKNIPVIADIDEMQIQDIRLIYQAIALAFEKKTGIMCSVVMEMSHEGFGRAVVIAEKIVIVNKFFKDAHRYSFRTYEKLCEEGDKMLADAIKIYEEYKK; encoded by the coding sequence ATGGAGAATTTATTTATAGATACTTTGATATCTCAAGTTAGAGCACTTGATCAGTTCGGTACATGGGCTAATAAAGCGGATGAAGATATTTTAAAAGAAAAATATGTAAAGAGTAAAGAGGATTTAAAAAATATCCCTGTAATTGCAGACATAGATGAGATGCAGATACAAGATATAAGACTTATATATCAGGCGATTGCACTGGCTTTTGAGAAAAAGACAGGAATTATGTGTTCTGTTGTTATGGAGATGAGTCACGAAGGTTTTGGTAGGGCTGTCGTAATAGCTGAGAAAATAGTAATAGTAAATAAGTTTTTTAAAGATGCACATAGATATTCATTTCGTACGTATGAGAAGTTATGTGAAGAGGGCGATAAAATGCTTGCAGATGCAATAAAAATTTATGAGGAGTATAAAAAATGA
- the putP gene encoding sodium/proline symporter PutP, with product MQTEIFISFMGYMLVMLAIGFYFYFKTSDLSDYVLGGRGLNPSVTALSAGASDMSGWLLLGLPGMMYSDGIVGSWIALGLVVGAYLNWHYVAKPLRVYTHHLDDSITIPDYLSNRFEDDGNTLRVVTAIVILLFYTLYTSSGLVGGAKLFEATFNIAYSDALLIGSFVIVSYTFLGGYNAVSWTDFIQGILMMLALIVTPAVVIFDLGGLSSAIDAIKAIEPTHLNILSGASIVSVISLLAWGLGYFGQPHILVRFMSIRDENEMHHAKYIGMGWMGISIIGSLSVGFFGFAYVAANGVDLADSEKIFITLSQLVFNPWIAGFLLAAILAAIMSTVDSQLLVSSSVLTRDIYHSIIHKDASDKELVWVGRATVIAIALIAWYISADENSSVLKLVSYAWAGFGAAFGPLIILSLYNRNITKFGAVSGMVVGALTVIIYKQLEGGIFDIFEILPGFILSWVAIVVFSKYGKQNSASMHKMFDEVQDRLEK from the coding sequence ATGCAAACAGAAATTTTTATATCTTTCATGGGCTATATGCTTGTTATGTTGGCAATAGGGTTTTACTTTTATTTTAAAACAAGTGATTTGAGTGATTATGTACTTGGTGGTCGTGGACTTAACCCCAGTGTTACGGCTTTGAGTGCGGGTGCATCAGATATGAGCGGATGGCTTTTACTTGGGCTTCCCGGTATGATGTACAGCGATGGGATAGTCGGGTCTTGGATAGCATTGGGTCTTGTTGTAGGAGCTTATTTAAATTGGCACTATGTTGCAAAACCGTTAAGGGTATATACACACCATTTAGACGATTCTATAACTATACCAGATTATTTATCAAACCGTTTTGAGGATGATGGAAATACACTGAGAGTCGTTACCGCAATAGTTATTCTACTCTTTTATACACTCTATACATCCTCGGGACTTGTCGGTGGAGCAAAACTGTTTGAAGCTACATTTAACATAGCATACTCCGATGCACTGCTTATAGGTAGTTTTGTTATCGTATCATATACTTTTTTAGGTGGATATAATGCCGTAAGCTGGACAGATTTTATTCAAGGTATTTTGATGATGCTAGCCCTTATCGTAACTCCTGCGGTCGTAATATTTGATTTGGGCGGATTATCAAGTGCAATAGATGCAATAAAAGCTATAGAACCAACGCATCTAAATATACTAAGCGGAGCATCTATAGTATCGGTTATATCACTTTTGGCATGGGGTTTGGGTTATTTCGGTCAACCTCATATCTTGGTTAGATTTATGTCCATAAGAGATGAAAACGAGATGCACCATGCAAAATATATAGGTATGGGTTGGATGGGCATATCTATAATCGGTTCTTTGAGTGTCGGTTTTTTCGGGTTTGCCTATGTTGCAGCAAACGGAGTTGATTTGGCAGATAGTGAGAAGATATTTATTACACTATCACAACTTGTTTTTAACCCTTGGATAGCAGGGTTTTTACTGGCTGCAATTTTAGCAGCTATAATGAGTACGGTTGATTCTCAGTTACTTGTATCATCATCTGTGTTAACAAGAGATATATACCACTCTATTATACATAAAGATGCAAGTGATAAAGAGTTGGTATGGGTTGGTCGTGCTACGGTTATAGCAATCGCACTTATAGCTTGGTACATATCTGCGGATGAAAATTCAAGTGTTCTTAAACTGGTGTCTTATGCTTGGGCGGGCTTTGGTGCTGCTTTTGGACCTTTGATAATATTGAGTTTATATAACCGTAATATCACAAAGTTTGGAGCGGTAAGCGGGATGGTTGTAGGAGCTTTAACGGTTATAATCTATAAACAGTTAGAAGGCGGAATATTCGATATATTTGAAATATTACCTGGATTTATTTTATCGTGGGTAGCTATAGTAGTATTTAGTAAATATGGAAAACAAAACTCGGCTTCGATGCATAAAATGTTTGACGAAGTTCAAGACAGATTAGAAAAATAG